In Clarias gariepinus isolate MV-2021 ecotype Netherlands chromosome 9, CGAR_prim_01v2, whole genome shotgun sequence, a single window of DNA contains:
- the borcs6 gene encoding BLOC-1 related complex subunit 6: MSHSSGIGHDVLQEATDGMDTPDSPEARSWTAANGSASQVQKCQDGVVCLEQGKQKGTRTQRGTHQSMDPAYRQIHTNSAPHTNAHVCEDGPTHTDKHFTAVTKDSLYMETTNMPNAGPSDGWGGAEDKEVRNENNERDVAEVENSEENQQMAVQPVKEINNEDSTTSQTPPTEPVDCNSCDDGHLSGSTPPDQAPPLVPAPLPSLVPLPVVPAPEDWPQPTHVMAEVRVRSAPGRKRVVRGIQDSKSLDGISEACGGAVRAVAGEGRRATISSALELEGTVSHDGDLTHFITKNLEQKIKMSSRPSLDTDSDCSGPVVRGRGSLRRPADIPPIDPSVLVDLHKHTQEVAHSVETMLRSLNGTIQNMTALSVGYIQTYRDSVDSLGESVDMSIKGMYTLMARCEELDRSMQPIQTLAAQIRDIKRTLDALEAICK; this comes from the exons ATGAGCCACTCCTCTGGGATTGGCCATGATGTGCTACAGGAGGCGACCGATGGGATGGACACCCCTGACTCTCCTGAGGCCCGTAGTTGGACAGCCGCTAATGGATCCGCCTCTCAGGTGCAGAAGTGTCAGGATGGAGTAGTTTGCCTGGAGCAAGGCAAACAAAAAGGAACTCGCACACAAAGAGGAACTCATCAGAGCATGGACCCCGCGTAcagacaaatacacacaaactcGGCGCCTCACACCAACGCTCATGTCTGTGAAGATGGCccaacacacacagataaacactTTACTGCTGTAACCAAAGACAGTCTGTACATGGAAACTACCAACATGCCAAACGCAGGACCGAGCGATGGGTGGGGAGGAGCAGAGGACAAGGAAGTCAGAAATGAGAATAATGAAAGAGATGTTGCAGAAGTGGAAAACAGTGAGGAGAATCAGCAGATGGCTGTGCAG CCAGTAAAAGAGATCAACAATGAAGACTCAACCACTTCACAGACCCCACCTACAGAGCCAGTCGACTGTAACTCTTGCGACGATGGCCATTTGTCTGGTTCCACGCCGCCTGACCAGGCCCCTCCTCTGGTCCCTGCTCCTCTTCCAAGTTTAGTCCCTCTGCCCGTGGTGCCAGCACCTGAGGATTGGCCACAGCCGACGCACGTGATGGCAGAAGTGCGGGTGCGTTCTGCTCCTGGACGCAAGCGGGTAGTGCGGGGTATTCAGGACAGTAAAAGTCTGGATGGCATCAGCGAGGCGTGTGGAGGCGCCGTGCGTGCCGTGGCAGGCGAGGGCCGCAGGGCAACTATCTCTAGCGCTCTGGAACTGGAGGGCACAGTGAGCCATGATGGAGATCTCACCCACTTTATCACCAAGAACTTGGAGCAGAAAATTAAAATGAGTTCACGGCCCAGCCTCGACACCGACT CGGACTGCTCAGGCCCAGTGGTACGAGGTCGTGGTTCATTGCGTCGGCCAGCTGACATCCCGCCCATAGACCCCAGTGTGCTGGTGGAccttcacaaacacacgcagGAGGTTGCACACAGTGTGGAAACGATGCTGCGCAGCCTCAATGGAACTATCCAGAAT ATGACAGCACTGAGTGTAGGTTATATTCAGACATACAGAGACTCTGTGGACAGTTTGGGGGAGTCAGTAGATATGAGCATAAAG GGAATGTACACACTGATGGCACGTTGTGAGGAACTGGATCGCTCCATGCAGCCCATCCAGACGCTCGCGGCTCAGATCAGAGACATCAAGCGCACGCTGGACGCTCTGGAAGCCATCTGCAAGTAA
- the si:dkey-72l14.3 gene encoding glyco_hydro_56 domain-containing protein yields MDHKGSFNPLIPFILLLFASCLCLNGPARSPLLPGQPFLILWAVPNKDCVGRPDPAAFGMELEDRVAEFNEDSLGLYPYFSSEGVPMNGGLPQHTSLERHLQKLEWDLTATLPQAGAPGLGVLRWNEWEPQWSRNRGNQRRYLETSRALLRGFFPDWNTDEVEKWAQVDFQAAAQFILMETLIELKRLRPQRLWGMASYPSCYNSNPVQMLLANYTGHCPAAEMALNDELMWLWKQSNALYPILALEKLPEGTKGAWLYASNQIREALRVAALAGTTFELPVFPLVKSMYTSSSDFLSEACLVNTVGESAAMGAAGVIIWDRFHTTKTQKLCSDLTSYVREVLGPYAVNVTTATRLCSMSLCKGRGRCVRKKSEDPIYLHLPPAHFLLQRQDEDSIRATGQLPPNYLDGWRRDFQCHWFEALEGAAADQESIGTESGGQWSMPTERPPSIVVHTVGTHGQNEGTEKTLEKIKGIEAPMMPDGQEPSKSGCPAHFVTIMLFCVLPFLSPTNLDF; encoded by the exons ATGGATCACAAAGGATCCTTCAACCCCCTCATCCCTTTTATTCTGCTCCTCTTTGCCTCCTGTTTGTGTCTTAATGGGCCAGCCCGCTCTCCTCTCCTGCCTGGTCAGCCTTTCCTGATTCTTTGGGCTGTACCAAACAAGGACTGTGTTGGTCGCCCTGACCCAGCAGCTTTCGGGATGGAGTTGGAGGATCGCGTGGCTGAGTTTAATGAGGACTCATTGGGACTATACCCATATTTCAGTTCAGAGGGAGTGCCTATGAATGGTGGGCTGCCCCAGCATACCAGCCTGGAGCGCCACCTGCAAAAATTGGAATGGGACCTTACAGCAACTTTGCCGCAGGCTGGGGCGCCTGGCCTTGGGGTGCTGAGGTGGAACGAGTGGGAGCCGCAGTGGAGCAGAAACCGGGGTAATCAGCGGAGGTATTTGGAGACATCGCGAGCATTGCTTCGGGGTTTTTTCCCAGACTGGAACACAGACGAGGTGGAGAAATGGGCTCAG GTGGACTTTCAAGCTGCAGCCCAATTTATTCTCATGGAGACCCTGATAGAGCTAAAAAGACTCCGCCCACAGAGACTGTGGGGCATGGCTTCGTACCCAAGCTGCTACAACTCTAATCCTGTTCAGATGCTGCTAGCTAATTACACAGGCCACTGCCCTGCTGCAGAGATGGCACTAAACGATGAACTAATGTGGTTATGGAAGCAAAGCAATGCACTTTACCCCATCCTTGCACTGGAGAAACTCCCTGAAGGAACCAAGGGTGCATGGCTGTATGCATCCAATCAGATCAGGGAAGCATTAAGAGTGGCTGCTCTAGCAGGGACAACATTTGAGCTTCCCGTTTTTCCACTGGTCAAGAGTATGTACACCTCCTCCAGTGACTTTCTCTCTGAG GCTTGTTTGGTGAATACTGTAGGAGAAAGTGCTGCTATGGGTGCAGCAGGAGTCATTATCTGGGACAGATTCCATACAACTAAAACACAG AAGTTGTGCTCTGATCTTACCTCGTATGTGCGAGAGGTTCTTGGCCCCTATGCTGTCAACGTAACCACAGCGACACGTCTTTGCAGCATGTCACTTTGCAAGGGCCGGGGGCGCTGTGTACGCAAGAAATCAGAAGACCCTATATACCTTCACCTTCCTCCTGCTCACTTTTTGCTGCAGCGCCAGGATGAAGACAGCATCCGAGCAACAGGGCAACTCCCCCCAAACTACCTGGATGGGTGGAGAAGAGACTTTCAGTGCCATTGGTTTGAGGCTTTGGAAGGAGCAGCTGCTGATCAGGAGTCAATTGGCACCGAGAGTGGTGGTCAGTGGTCCATGCCCACTGAAAGGCCACCCAGTATTGTTGTTCATACTGTGGGAACACATGGACAAAATGAAGGGACGGAGAAAACACTGGAGAAAATTAAAGGGATAGAGGCTCCTATGATGCCAGATGGACAAGAACCGTCAAAAAGTGGCTGCCCTGCCCACTTCGTGACCATCATGCTTTTTTGTGTTCTGCCATTCCTTAGCCCCACAAACCTAGACTTCTAA